A genomic stretch from Planctomycetaceae bacterium includes:
- a CDS encoding AAA family ATPase, producing MTTLQDAIATAGRVQHQLIDPLKCEYVGKDEVIDLLGICLVAGENLFLLGPPGTAKSAIVRSLARRLDGRVFDYLLTRFTEPSELFGPFDIRKLREGDLLTNTEGMLPEADVVFLDELLNANSAILNSLLMALNERVFRRGKETRKLGFVLTVGASNRLPEDEALSALFDRFLLRVRSDNVAPEMLTSVLEAGWNLQRSEAIAPADRISMDDLRFMQNCISAMDVSEVRNTYVELVHRLRHAGIEISDRRAVRLQRLAAASAMLCGRTKVAISDLWVLRYIWDTMEQIEVLAKIVNDTIRNATEPAEADAEPSFGAERNVHPRSAAIEAPCPEHLSRDLDQIARHLESALEDSNQKSWIRDRLGLLLSRIEWVQNDESRLFLRDRVRSMLEELSA from the coding sequence ATGACAACACTACAGGACGCCATCGCAACCGCCGGACGCGTTCAGCACCAGCTGATTGACCCGCTTAAGTGCGAATACGTCGGCAAGGACGAAGTCATTGATCTGCTCGGCATTTGCCTGGTCGCCGGCGAGAACCTGTTTCTGCTTGGACCACCGGGAACGGCAAAGAGTGCGATTGTCAGATCATTGGCCCGACGACTGGATGGGCGTGTCTTCGACTACCTGTTGACGCGGTTCACGGAACCGTCTGAACTGTTCGGACCATTCGATATTCGCAAACTGCGTGAAGGAGACTTGTTGACGAATACGGAAGGCATGCTTCCGGAAGCGGATGTTGTTTTTCTGGATGAGTTGCTGAACGCCAATAGTGCGATTCTGAACAGCCTGCTGATGGCGCTGAATGAACGTGTGTTTCGGCGAGGAAAAGAAACACGAAAACTGGGCTTCGTACTCACCGTCGGAGCCAGCAATCGACTCCCGGAAGACGAAGCGCTCAGTGCCCTTTTTGATCGGTTTCTTCTTCGAGTACGTTCTGACAATGTTGCCCCGGAAATGCTGACCAGCGTTCTGGAAGCTGGCTGGAATCTTCAGCGTTCAGAAGCAATCGCACCCGCTGATCGGATATCAATGGATGACCTGCGATTCATGCAGAATTGCATCTCAGCGATGGATGTCAGCGAGGTCCGAAATACATACGTCGAACTAGTGCATCGCCTTCGGCATGCCGGAATAGAGATTTCCGATCGCAGAGCTGTGAGGCTTCAGCGTCTGGCAGCGGCCAGTGCAATGCTGTGCGGACGGACAAAAGTGGCCATTTCAGATCTTTGGGTTCTGCGTTATATCTGGGACACGATGGAACAGATCGAAGTGCTGGCAAAGATTGTGAACGATACGATCCGGAATGCGACGGAACCTGCGGAGGCGGATGCTGAGCCATCTTTTGGTGCCGAAAGGAATGTCCATCCACGATCGGCCGCCATCGAAGCTCCCTGTCCGGAACACCTGTCGCGTGATCTTGATCAGATTGCCCGGCACCTGGAATCCGCTCTGGAGGATTCGAATCAAAAGTCGTGGATTCGCGATCGACTGGGATTACTTCTGTCGCGAATTGAATGGGTGCAGAATGACGAATCTCGCCTGTTTCTGCGCGATCGTGTCCGCAGCATGCTGGAAGAACTTAGCGCATGA
- a CDS encoding protein kinase: protein MKMTSCDPALIAAFLADELDEQQQADFELHLDTCVTCCRALQRQTAHASLWSDARSFLSSSENPVRTPDDPVPCDATIASLKSPAPVNLDFLSPTDDPHMLGRFAGYEISGVVGRGGMGIVLKGFDASLNRYAAIKVLAPHYASSGAARQRFGREAQAAAAVVHDNVIAIHGVSEFNNLPYLIMPYIKGQSLQKRIDRHGPLSIPEILRIAMQTARGLAAAHDQGLVHRDIKPGNVLLPENVERVLITDFGLARAADDASLTRSGVIAGTPQYMSPEQAKGEGIDARSDLFSLGSMMYAMATGHPPFRAETPYGILRRITDHPHRPVQELRTDLPSWLCSVIDRLLAKDAAARFTSAEVVAQLLEDCLAHVQQPSQVPLPKVLQLRITPEHPGRRRLLGFMGLMSAIVIATAALWMSKSQFRSSPESTQASNEFESAEPGDSEEALTPTKSSVSDVPEFDLEWDNSSKLDQLEATLSNLRETLRD from the coding sequence ATGAAAATGACCTCCTGTGACCCGGCCCTGATTGCAGCCTTTCTGGCTGATGAGCTTGATGAACAACAGCAGGCCGATTTCGAATTGCATCTGGACACATGTGTGACCTGCTGCCGCGCTTTGCAACGGCAAACAGCTCATGCCTCCTTATGGAGCGACGCTCGCAGTTTTCTGAGCTCATCGGAAAATCCCGTACGCACACCCGATGATCCCGTCCCATGTGATGCAACAATCGCCAGCCTGAAGTCACCCGCACCAGTAAATCTGGACTTTCTTTCTCCAACTGATGATCCACATATGCTGGGACGTTTTGCGGGCTACGAAATCTCCGGTGTCGTCGGCCGGGGTGGAATGGGTATTGTACTGAAAGGTTTCGACGCTTCATTAAATCGCTATGCCGCCATCAAGGTGCTGGCACCTCACTATGCCAGCAGTGGAGCCGCCCGACAACGTTTCGGGCGGGAAGCCCAGGCGGCAGCGGCTGTTGTTCATGACAACGTGATCGCCATTCACGGTGTCAGCGAATTCAATAATCTGCCGTATCTGATTATGCCTTACATCAAAGGCCAATCGCTGCAGAAACGCATCGACCGCCACGGCCCGCTATCCATTCCGGAAATCCTGCGAATTGCCATGCAAACCGCTCGCGGACTCGCGGCAGCCCATGATCAGGGACTTGTTCATCGAGACATCAAACCCGGAAACGTTCTGCTGCCGGAGAACGTGGAACGAGTACTCATCACCGACTTCGGACTGGCTCGAGCCGCCGACGATGCCAGCCTGACGCGGAGCGGAGTCATTGCCGGCACACCGCAATACATGAGCCCTGAACAGGCCAAAGGGGAAGGCATCGATGCTCGCAGCGACCTGTTCAGTCTGGGCAGCATGATGTACGCCATGGCCACTGGTCACCCGCCGTTCCGAGCCGAAACGCCCTACGGCATTCTTCGAAGAATCACCGACCATCCACACCGCCCGGTGCAGGAACTTCGCACAGATCTGCCGTCATGGTTATGTTCTGTCATTGATCGACTGCTGGCCAAGGACGCGGCCGCCAGATTCACATCAGCTGAAGTTGTCGCACAATTGCTGGAAGACTGTCTGGCTCACGTACAGCAGCCGTCGCAGGTACCACTACCCAAAGTACTGCAGTTGCGAATCACTCCTGAACATCCTGGTCGCAGAAGGCTGCTCGGGTTCATGGGGCTGATGTCTGCGATCGTAATCGCGACGGCAGCGCTATGGATGTCAAAGTCACAATTCAGATCTTCCCCTGAGAGTACACAGGCTTCCAATGAATTTGAATCCGCTGAACCTGGCGATTCAGAAGAAGCACTCACACCAACCAAATCCAGCGTTTCGGATGTTCCCGAATTCGATCTCGAATGGGACAACTCCAGCAAACTCGATCAACTAGAAGCGACCCTGAGCAATCTCAGGGAGACACTGCGAGACTAA
- a CDS encoding FHA domain-containing protein produces the protein MLAQLIPTTGGKPVTLTKDITVVGRSAKLCDLVVEHTSISKMHCILVKTDGLLYMRDLGSTNGTRVNGQRVLRGALLPGDQLSFAGMSYKVYLGPDRPTSGVSTDSRTEMMPVITDESSAEGFLPGKKTIRKGGSRKARSLGDSDLLPPD, from the coding sequence ATGCTTGCGCAGCTGATTCCAACCACCGGCGGAAAGCCTGTCACGCTGACCAAAGACATTACTGTCGTTGGTCGCAGCGCGAAGTTGTGCGACCTCGTCGTTGAACACACCAGCATCTCGAAAATGCACTGCATCCTGGTGAAGACGGATGGGTTGCTGTACATGCGGGATCTTGGCAGCACAAATGGAACTCGAGTGAACGGGCAGAGAGTACTGCGAGGCGCGCTTTTGCCCGGGGATCAGTTGTCATTCGCCGGAATGAGTTACAAAGTCTATCTTGGACCAGATCGCCCAACCTCAGGTGTCTCCACAGACAGTCGCACCGAAATGATGCCGGTGATCACCGATGAATCCTCTGCCGAGGGATTCCTTCCCGGAAAGAAAACCATCCGAAAGGGAGGCAGCAGAAAGGCGCGCAGCCTTGGCGATTCTGATCTGCTTCCGCCCGACTGA
- a CDS encoding sigma-70 family RNA polymerase sigma factor — protein sequence MKSPDTRPSLLLRVRNANDAAAWDEFVQIYQPLIHRLARIKGLQTADADDLVQQVLLAVSRAVERWEVDATRGKFRTWLRTVANNAILNALTRRSPDRASGTDEVEQLLRQCQVHDETHSDLLDTEYRRQLFQQAAAAIRSEFSDDTWNSFWFTAVEGLEIDDVVTRLGRSRGSVYASRSRVMKRLKQEIEKLQEE from the coding sequence ATGAAATCTCCGGACACTCGCCCCAGTTTACTCCTGCGCGTTCGCAATGCGAATGATGCGGCGGCATGGGACGAATTTGTTCAGATTTATCAGCCACTGATTCACCGATTGGCTCGCATCAAAGGATTACAGACGGCCGACGCTGATGATCTTGTGCAGCAGGTCCTGCTCGCCGTTTCCCGTGCAGTCGAACGATGGGAAGTTGATGCCACGCGCGGAAAATTCAGAACCTGGCTGCGGACAGTCGCCAACAACGCAATACTCAACGCACTGACGCGCAGATCGCCTGATCGAGCCTCGGGAACTGACGAAGTTGAGCAATTGCTCCGGCAGTGTCAGGTGCACGATGAAACCCATTCGGACCTTCTGGACACCGAGTACCGTCGCCAGCTCTTCCAGCAGGCCGCAGCCGCAATTCGCAGCGAATTCTCTGACGACACCTGGAACAGTTTTTGGTTCACCGCTGTTGAAGGATTAGAAATCGATGACGTTGTGACCCGGCTCGGGCGCAGCCGCGGCAGCGTCTACGCATCAAGAAGCCGAGTGATGAAGCGACTGAAACAAGAGATTGAGAAGTTACAGGAGGAATGA